The Chanodichthys erythropterus isolate Z2021 chromosome 1, ASM2448905v1, whole genome shotgun sequence genome segment AGAGTCACCGCCGGGGCTCGGCGCATCTCCCATGCAGCTTAGTCCGGGGAGCAGCAGCGAAGGGTCTCTTGACTTCTGGTCTGCGATGCGGATGGTCTCCGAAAGTGCCCAGATGTAGTTGTGAGCGAAGCGCAGAGTCTCGATTTTGGTCAGCTTCGTGTCGTCGGGAAAGGCCGGCAGCACGCTTCTCAAAGCGTCCAAGGCGTCGTTGAGGTTGTGCATTCTGTTCCTCTCGCGGTCGTTGGCCTTCATCCGGCGGTTCTTCTTCACGACGTGCACGGTGGCTTCGTTCCTCGCGCGCCCCCTGCGCCTCTTCTTCTGCTGCAGCTCGGCTGGAGAGGCAGGTGGCTTGCCGCAGGAGGACGCGGGGGACGCGGGGTGGAGGC includes the following:
- the neurog1 gene encoding neurogenin-1 → MESVYSDMDTSSCDYSFTHTDDEDSRSSLHPASPASSCGKPPASPAELQQKKRRRGRARNEATVHVVKKNRRMKANDRERNRMHNLNDALDALRSVLPAFPDDTKLTKIETLRFAHNYIWALSETIRIADQKSRDPSLLLPGLSCMGDAPSPGGDSCSWPSGASSSSSSPSYSNSDPGSPAAMDDFGYLQTDVVYSYTNFVPSIY